A DNA window from Pseudomonas resinovorans NBRC 106553 contains the following coding sequences:
- a CDS encoding ABC transporter substrate-binding protein, producing MLKSLINASLFSVALTAGLSAQAAPKEITYLLPAPPNSPAFAPWIIAQHKGYYADQNLKVTFIAGKGGVDVAKQIGAGNALVGGAIGDTPIIVRANGVPVKAVAVLGASGVTMLAADANAGVGSVKDLKGKTMTVMSYSDTTYYALLASLRKAGLSKSDVDVQAAGPSGVWQLFSAGKSQAMAGVPDWVVNAEESGRAVKLLPQSEIFESMAQAILASDEAIEKQPEVVSGVVKATLMGMRDIIDDPKQAAATFADAVPSYKGKEASLEKVLRLYVEHVYANQQPLGRIDSQRLDNVRKFYVSEGIVSRETPLDELYTNRFVETDDVAAKQ from the coding sequence ATGCTCAAGTCCCTGATCAACGCCTCGCTGTTCTCGGTCGCCCTGACCGCCGGACTTTCCGCCCAGGCCGCACCCAAGGAAATCACCTACCTGTTGCCGGCGCCGCCGAACTCGCCGGCCTTCGCCCCCTGGATCATCGCCCAGCACAAGGGCTACTACGCCGACCAGAACCTCAAGGTCACCTTCATCGCCGGCAAGGGCGGTGTGGACGTGGCCAAGCAGATCGGCGCCGGCAACGCCCTGGTGGGCGGCGCCATCGGCGACACCCCGATCATCGTCCGCGCCAACGGCGTGCCGGTGAAGGCCGTGGCCGTGCTCGGCGCCAGCGGTGTGACCATGCTCGCCGCCGATGCCAACGCCGGGGTCGGCTCGGTGAAGGACCTCAAGGGCAAGACCATGACCGTGATGTCCTACTCGGACACCACCTACTACGCACTGCTGGCGTCCCTGCGCAAGGCGGGCCTGAGCAAGTCCGACGTCGACGTGCAGGCCGCTGGCCCGTCCGGTGTCTGGCAGCTGTTCTCTGCCGGCAAGTCCCAGGCCATGGCCGGCGTGCCGGACTGGGTGGTGAACGCCGAGGAGTCCGGGCGCGCCGTCAAGCTGCTGCCCCAGAGCGAGATATTCGAGAGCATGGCCCAGGCCATCCTCGCCTCGGACGAGGCCATCGAGAAACAGCCCGAGGTGGTCAGTGGGGTGGTCAAGGCGACCCTCATGGGCATGCGCGACATCATCGACGACCCCAAGCAGGCCGCCGCCACCTTCGCCGACGCGGTGCCCAGCTACAAGGGCAAGGAGGCCAGCCTGGAGAAGGTCCTGCGCCTCTACGTCGAACACGTCTACGCCAACCAGCAGCCCCTGGGCCGCATCGATTCGCAGCGCCTGGACAACGTCCGCAAGTTCTATGTCAGCGAAGGCATCGTCAGCCGCGAGACCCCGCTGGATGAGCTCTACACCAACCGTTTCGTCGAAACCGACGACGTGGCCGCCAAGCAATAA
- a CDS encoding ABC transporter permease has protein sequence MKALNKPTLGSAVLLLLFLAAWQWGPGLLGMPEFVLPKLSRVLEEGVAMWRNSGLLEHTAITTLEIIAGFALGALLGVAIGVALGLSPTTEAVLSPYILALQIAPKVAFAPLFVMWLGYTVYPKILIAVLIVFFPVMINVLSAIRTVDPDMINLVRAMSASRWQIFRLVEFPSAMAALFSGLRIASTLAVIGVTVGELVGGNKGLGFLLVDSEGQGNTAGVFVAIVMLTLIGVLAYSAVVWAEKRVLHYLPKANLSTV, from the coding sequence ATGAAAGCCCTGAACAAACCCACGCTCGGCAGTGCCGTACTGCTGCTCCTGTTCCTCGCCGCCTGGCAATGGGGCCCCGGCCTGCTCGGCATGCCCGAGTTCGTCCTGCCGAAACTGAGCCGGGTGCTGGAGGAGGGCGTCGCCATGTGGCGCAACTCCGGCCTGCTGGAGCACACCGCGATCACCACCCTGGAGATCATCGCCGGCTTCGCCCTCGGCGCCCTGCTGGGGGTGGCCATCGGTGTCGCCCTCGGCCTGTCGCCCACCACCGAGGCCGTGCTGTCGCCCTACATCCTGGCGTTGCAGATCGCGCCCAAGGTGGCCTTCGCGCCGCTCTTCGTGATGTGGCTGGGCTACACGGTGTACCCGAAGATCCTCATCGCCGTGCTCATCGTGTTCTTCCCGGTGATGATCAACGTGCTCTCGGCCATCCGCACCGTCGACCCGGACATGATCAACCTGGTGCGCGCCATGAGCGCCAGCCGCTGGCAGATCTTCCGCCTGGTGGAGTTCCCCTCGGCCATGGCCGCGCTGTTCTCCGGCCTGCGCATCGCCTCCACCCTGGCGGTGATTGGCGTCACCGTCGGCGAGCTGGTCGGTGGCAACAAGGGCCTGGGCTTCCTGCTGGTGGACTCCGAAGGGCAGGGCAACACCGCCGGCGTCTTCGTCGCCATCGTCATGCTCACCCTGATCGGCGTGCTGGCCTACAGCGCGGTGGTCTGGGCCGAGAAGCGGGTCCTGCACTACCTGCCCAAAGCCAACCTGAGCACGGTGTGA